One window from the genome of Dongia rigui encodes:
- a CDS encoding M48 family metallopeptidase, producing MPEDRYYDGLTAAAHRVTVSSMGDMLVIATSERPDLARWPVADMRVIDSNKVTGAINFGRLSDPAPRLMLHDSPARQQLLDENPHLKQWRAQAIKRGWTVGLAWTLAGLVIATGCYFAWRDGSAYLARYVPKAWEKKLGAHIYTALNKNLTICKAPAGNAALRKLVDRLAPPQLQRDAGKQQDGITIDVVDIKLPNAFALPGDHVMVTSGLIDLATSPDMVSGVVAHEIGHLDLRHPTQSAISNLGISATVSIILGGSSVGDIATLLTVMSYSRKMEHEADIRGLELLKNAGLRADGMAEFFKVMKDKFEKDGDSLIPDWLASHPGLSERADYTKADAAGATAMTDTDWQALKDVCKVK from the coding sequence TTGCCCGAAGACCGCTATTACGACGGCCTCACCGCCGCGGCCCATCGCGTGACCGTCAGCTCCATGGGCGACATGCTCGTCATCGCGACGTCGGAACGGCCTGATCTCGCGCGCTGGCCCGTGGCTGATATGCGCGTGATTGACAGCAACAAGGTCACGGGCGCCATCAATTTCGGACGGCTGAGCGATCCTGCACCGCGCCTGATGCTCCATGACTCACCCGCACGTCAGCAACTCCTCGATGAGAATCCGCATCTCAAGCAATGGCGCGCCCAGGCCATCAAGCGCGGTTGGACCGTTGGCTTGGCCTGGACGCTGGCCGGCCTCGTCATCGCCACCGGCTGCTATTTCGCCTGGCGCGACGGCAGTGCCTATCTCGCGCGCTATGTGCCGAAAGCCTGGGAGAAGAAACTCGGCGCCCATATCTACACGGCGCTTAACAAGAACCTCACCATCTGCAAGGCGCCGGCCGGCAATGCCGCCTTGCGCAAGCTGGTCGATCGCCTCGCACCACCCCAATTGCAGCGGGATGCAGGAAAGCAGCAGGACGGCATCACCATCGACGTGGTCGACATCAAGCTGCCCAATGCCTTCGCCCTTCCCGGCGATCATGTCATGGTGACCAGCGGCCTCATCGACCTCGCCACCTCACCCGACATGGTCTCCGGCGTGGTAGCGCATGAAATTGGCCATCTCGATCTCCGCCACCCGACGCAAAGCGCCATCAGCAATCTCGGCATCAGTGCCACGGTCAGCATCATCCTCGGCGGCTCGTCGGTGGGCGATATCGCGACCCTCCTCACCGTCATGTCCTATTCCAGGAAGATGGAACATGAAGCCGATATCCGCGGCCTCGAACTCCTCAAGAATGCGGGCCTCCGCGCCGATGGCATGGCGGAGTTCTTCAAGGTGATGAAGGACAAGTTCGAGAAGGACGGCGACAGCCTCATCCCCGACTGGCTCGCCAGCCATCCGGGCCTCTCAGAACGCGCCGACTACACCAAAGCCGACGCGGCCGGCGCCACCGCCATGACCGACACCGACTGGCAGGCGCTAAAGGATGTCTGCAAGGTGAAGTAA
- a CDS encoding DUF6356 family protein gives MIDKMFLDHPKSVGESYLEHLYMASCFSGRMLVGAVACFIHALIPGLCVKTGSKTITELHDRMVVNRMRHGRAPETVGAEMPADKRLDFAI, from the coding sequence ATGATCGACAAGATGTTTCTGGACCACCCGAAATCGGTCGGCGAGAGCTACCTTGAGCATCTCTATATGGCGAGCTGCTTCAGCGGCCGGATGCTGGTGGGGGCCGTCGCTTGCTTCATCCATGCGCTGATCCCCGGCCTTTGCGTGAAGACCGGCAGCAAGACGATCACCGAGTTGCATGACCGCATGGTCGTGAACCGCATGCGCCATGGCCGGGCGCCTGAGACCGTCGGCGCTGAGATGCCGGCGGATAAACGCCTCGATTTCGCCATTTGA
- the ccrA gene encoding crotonyl-CoA carboxylase/reductase has protein sequence MSETAKIVAIEPKAGDGKADVPKTAPVTGKTLYEIGEIPPLGYLPPQMYAWAIRRDRHGPPETAMQVEAVETPQPDQDEVVVMVMAAGVNYNGVWAGLGKPISPFDVHKAEYHIAGSDAAGIVWAVGSKVKRWKVGDEVVVHCNQDDGDDEECNGGDPMFSPSQRIWGYETPDGSFAQFCKVQGRQLMQRPKHLTWEESACYTLTLATAYRMLFGHRPHILRPGHNVLIWGASGGLGSMAVQLCATAGANPIGIISDESKREFVMSLGAKGVINRNDFDCWGQLPDVDDTAGYNEYMKKCRAFGKAIWDITGKGNDVDFVFEHPGEQTFPVSCFVVKRGGMVVFCAGTTGYNLTFDARFVWMRQKRIQGSHFANLLQASQANNLVVERRIDPCMSEVFGWDDIPAAHTKMWKNQHKPGNMAVLVQAKRPGRRTLEDCMEE, from the coding sequence ATGAGTGAGACGGCGAAGATCGTGGCGATTGAACCGAAAGCGGGCGACGGCAAGGCCGACGTGCCGAAAACGGCCCCCGTGACCGGCAAGACCCTCTACGAAATCGGCGAGATCCCGCCGCTCGGCTACCTGCCGCCGCAGATGTATGCCTGGGCGATCCGCCGCGACCGTCATGGTCCGCCGGAAACCGCGATGCAGGTCGAAGCCGTCGAAACACCGCAGCCCGATCAGGACGAAGTCGTCGTCATGGTGATGGCGGCGGGTGTCAATTACAACGGCGTCTGGGCGGGCCTAGGCAAGCCGATCTCCCCCTTCGACGTCCACAAGGCCGAATATCACATCGCCGGCTCCGATGCCGCTGGCATCGTCTGGGCCGTCGGCTCCAAGGTGAAGCGCTGGAAAGTTGGCGACGAAGTCGTGGTTCATTGCAACCAGGACGACGGCGACGACGAGGAATGCAATGGCGGCGATCCGATGTTCTCGCCCAGCCAGCGCATCTGGGGCTATGAGACGCCGGACGGATCCTTCGCCCAGTTCTGCAAGGTCCAGGGCCGCCAGTTGATGCAGCGCCCCAAGCATCTCACCTGGGAAGAAAGCGCCTGCTACACGCTGACCCTCGCCACCGCCTATCGCATGCTGTTCGGCCATCGCCCGCACATCCTGCGGCCTGGCCATAACGTCCTCATCTGGGGTGCCTCGGGCGGCCTCGGCTCCATGGCCGTGCAGCTTTGTGCCACCGCCGGTGCCAACCCGATCGGCATCATCTCCGATGAATCGAAGCGCGAATTCGTCATGTCGCTGGGCGCCAAGGGCGTCATCAACCGCAATGATTTCGATTGCTGGGGCCAACTCCCCGATGTCGACGACACCGCCGGCTATAACGAGTACATGAAGAAATGCCGCGCCTTCGGCAAGGCGATCTGGGACATCACCGGCAAGGGCAATGATGTCGATTTCGTCTTTGAACATCCGGGCGAGCAGACCTTCCCGGTCTCCTGCTTCGTGGTGAAGCGCGGCGGCATGGTGGTCTTCTGCGCCGGCACGACCGGCTACAACCTCACCTTCGACGCGCGCTTTGTCTGGATGCGCCAGAAGCGCATCCAGGGCAGCCATTTCGCCAACCTGCTGCAGGCGAGCCAGGCCAACAACCTCGTGGTCGAGCGCCGCATCGACCCTTGCATGTCCGAAGTGTTCGGCTGGGACGACATCCCCGCCGCCCATACCAAGATGTGGAAGAACCAGCACAAGCCCGGCAACATGGCCGTCCTCGTGCAAGCTAAGCGGCCGGGTCGCCGCACGCTCGAAGACTGCATGGAGGAGTGA
- a CDS encoding Lrp/AsnC family transcriptional regulator, which produces MENSTAIELDRIDARILTALQADANQAIADLAEAVGLSANACWRRIKRLEELGIIRARVALLDPAKIDLGVTVFVAIRTNEHNDAWLQKFNDAVEKIPEIVELYRMSGDVDYLMKVVVASIAHYDQVYKRLIKLVKLTDVSSTFAMEQMKYTTALPVHAS; this is translated from the coding sequence ATGGAAAATAGCACCGCCATCGAGCTGGATCGCATCGACGCCCGCATCCTCACCGCCCTGCAGGCGGATGCGAATCAGGCCATCGCTGATCTCGCGGAAGCCGTCGGCCTCTCGGCCAATGCCTGCTGGCGGCGGATCAAGCGGCTGGAGGAGTTGGGCATCATCCGCGCGCGGGTCGCCTTGCTGGATCCGGCCAAGATCGATCTCGGCGTCACCGTCTTCGTCGCCATCCGCACCAATGAGCATAACGATGCCTGGCTGCAGAAATTCAACGACGCCGTCGAAAAGATCCCGGAGATCGTCGAGCTCTATCGCATGAGCGGCGATGTCGACTATCTGATGAAGGTCGTGGTCGCCAGCATCGCCCATTACGACCAGGTCTATAAGCGGCTCATCAAACTGGTGAAGCTCACCGATGTCAGTTCGACCTTCGCCATGGAGCAGATGAAATACACGACCGCGCTGCCGGTGCACGCGAGCTGA
- a CDS encoding oxidoreductase codes for MSSDARFDLLFTPFKLGPVTAPNRFYQVPHCSGMGHERPHVLAAMRGMKAEGGWGIVNTEYCTIHPSSDDTPFPIQTLWDDADIRQHAMMTEAVHKHGSLAGVELFLGGQRMANLNSRLAPMSIESMPVLGGDPLQTKALDKQDIADIRKWHVDAAKRAVTAGFDLVYIYACHHYLLHSFLSGHENARRDAYGGSPLNRVRIVRELLEAVKEAVGHKCAVALRWASNAAHPQEQDDWLEMTQSLSGLPDLWDLTVNDYSLEMGPSRFVKEGALEEQVGAIRKIVTGGVVTVGRYTSPESMLRLVKSGVADFIGAARPSIADPFLPNKIRENRLDDIRECIGCNICYAHNSRGAPIRCTQNATMGEEWRAGWHPEIITRDALKQRVLVIGAGPAGLEAARVLGARGYDVAVAEKSRAAGGRVNWESKLPGLTEWARVRDWRLTQINKMPNIELFLESEMGVDDVLDFGAQHVICATGSHWRLDGRGRTSHLPVLAPHADILSPEDVMRGVVPKGPVAVYDDDGFYLAPALADKLRQAGCEVHFISSAGVVAPWAEFTGDQAETHAHIVALGIHCHFNKSLSAFVPGKLELGCVYGGAGLTLDVATLVPVTSRQPDDDLYETLVARDHGLKSLTRIGDAEAPGLIAHAVYAGHRAGRLLGVTAKSTAPLRDRGAGTLPLAAE; via the coding sequence ATGTCCAGCGACGCCCGCTTCGATCTCCTCTTCACCCCCTTCAAGCTCGGCCCCGTCACCGCCCCCAATCGCTTCTACCAGGTGCCGCATTGCTCAGGCATGGGACATGAGCGGCCGCATGTCCTGGCGGCGATGCGGGGTATGAAGGCCGAGGGCGGCTGGGGCATCGTCAACACGGAATACTGCACGATCCATCCAAGCTCGGATGACACGCCCTTCCCCATCCAGACGCTGTGGGACGATGCCGACATCCGCCAGCACGCGATGATGACCGAGGCCGTGCACAAGCATGGGTCGCTGGCAGGGGTCGAACTGTTCCTGGGCGGCCAGCGCATGGCGAATTTGAACTCGCGCCTGGCACCGATGAGCATCGAGAGCATGCCGGTCCTCGGGGGCGATCCGCTGCAGACCAAGGCGCTGGATAAACAGGATATCGCCGACATTCGCAAATGGCATGTCGACGCTGCCAAGCGCGCGGTCACGGCGGGTTTCGACCTGGTCTATATCTATGCCTGCCATCATTACCTGCTGCACTCGTTCCTGAGCGGGCATGAGAATGCGCGGCGTGATGCATATGGCGGCTCGCCGCTCAACCGGGTGCGTATCGTGCGCGAACTGCTGGAGGCGGTGAAGGAGGCGGTTGGCCACAAATGCGCCGTCGCCTTGCGCTGGGCGTCGAATGCCGCGCATCCGCAGGAGCAGGATGACTGGCTGGAAATGACGCAGAGCCTCAGCGGCCTGCCGGATCTCTGGGATCTGACTGTCAATGATTACAGCCTGGAGATGGGCCCATCGCGCTTCGTCAAGGAAGGAGCGCTCGAGGAACAGGTCGGTGCCATTCGCAAGATCGTGACCGGCGGTGTCGTCACGGTGGGCCGCTACACCTCACCGGAATCGATGTTGCGGCTGGTCAAATCAGGTGTTGCGGATTTCATCGGCGCGGCAAGGCCCTCGATCGCCGATCCGTTCCTGCCCAACAAGATCCGGGAGAACCGCCTCGACGACATCCGCGAATGCATCGGCTGCAACATTTGTTATGCGCATAACTCGCGCGGGGCGCCGATCCGTTGCACGCAGAATGCGACGATGGGCGAGGAATGGCGTGCCGGCTGGCACCCCGAGATCATCACGCGCGATGCGCTAAAGCAGCGCGTGCTGGTGATCGGCGCCGGTCCTGCCGGATTGGAAGCAGCCCGCGTGCTGGGCGCCCGCGGCTATGACGTGGCCGTGGCGGAAAAGTCCCGCGCGGCCGGCGGGCGCGTCAATTGGGAGAGCAAGCTGCCGGGCCTTACCGAATGGGCCCGCGTGCGCGATTGGCGCCTTACCCAGATCAACAAGATGCCCAATATCGAGCTGTTCCTGGAAAGCGAGATGGGTGTCGATGATGTGTTGGATTTCGGCGCACAGCACGTGATCTGCGCCACGGGCAGCCATTGGCGGCTGGATGGCCGTGGGCGAACGTCACATCTGCCCGTGCTCGCACCGCACGCCGATATTCTCTCGCCCGAAGATGTCATGCGGGGTGTCGTGCCCAAGGGGCCGGTCGCGGTCTATGACGATGACGGATTCTATCTGGCACCGGCCTTGGCCGATAAATTGCGGCAGGCCGGCTGCGAGGTGCATTTCATCAGCAGTGCCGGCGTGGTGGCACCCTGGGCGGAATTCACCGGCGACCAGGCGGAGACCCATGCGCATATCGTGGCACTCGGCATTCACTGCCACTTCAACAAATCACTCTCCGCCTTCGTGCCGGGCAAGTTGGAACTCGGCTGCGTCTATGGCGGCGCCGGCCTGACGCTCGATGTGGCGACACTGGTGCCGGTCACGTCGCGCCAGCCGGACGACGATCTCTATGAAACACTCGTGGCACGCGACCACGGCCTCAAGAGCCTCACGCGCATCGGTGACGCCGAGGCGCCGGGCCTCATCGCCCATGCCGTCTATGCCGGTCATCGCGCCGGGCGGCTGCTCGGCGTGACGGCAAAAAGCACCGCGCCCTTGCGGGATCGCGGTGCCGGGACATTGCCGCTGGCGGCGGAGTGA
- a CDS encoding acyl-CoA dehydrogenase family protein, with product MSAMLREEGAAASPLLSDLLARARKSLTGAQVILEEVRGRLIGRVTAGGKVDAKALDTQQFIAHGYSWLATYVTGLEQMLHWAERLESSGRFGEREQLILQIAYGEYLSQIKGGWPMSQGEIVRLADFGLDAAAAKFDDALLAGGNSPAARSRLADLIADGEFGEAALDDESLTIVRDQFHAFASDHVEDAHQWHLKDELIPLEIIQQLAEMGVFGLTVPEEFGGSGMGKLAMCVVTEELSRGYIGLGSLGTRSEIAAELIRLGGTEAQKQKWLPKIASGEILPTAVFTEPNTGSDLGSLRTRAVKDGDVYRVTGNKTWITHASRTDVMTLLARTDASTNDYRGLSMFLAEKPRGTARDPFPAKGMSGGEIGVLGYRGMKEYELGFDGFEVKAENLLGGVEGQGFKQLMATFESARIQTAARAVGVAQCAMELGLKYAKERVQFGAPIYSFPRIHGKLAWMAVETMIARQLTYFAAREKDSDRRCDIPAGMAKLLGARVAWSNADNALQIHGGNGYAQEYKISRVLCDARILNIFEGAAEIQAQVVARGLLSGRN from the coding sequence ATGTCCGCCATGTTGCGTGAAGAGGGAGCGGCGGCCTCGCCGCTCCTGTCGGATCTGCTTGCGCGCGCCCGGAAAAGCCTCACCGGCGCCCAGGTCATCCTCGAGGAAGTGCGCGGCCGCCTGATCGGGCGCGTCACCGCCGGCGGCAAGGTCGATGCGAAGGCACTCGATACCCAGCAATTCATTGCGCACGGCTATTCCTGGCTCGCCACCTATGTGACGGGCCTCGAGCAGATGCTGCATTGGGCCGAACGCCTCGAGAGCTCCGGTCGCTTCGGCGAACGGGAACAACTCATCCTGCAGATCGCCTATGGCGAGTATCTCTCGCAGATCAAGGGCGGCTGGCCGATGAGCCAAGGCGAGATCGTGCGTCTCGCCGATTTCGGCCTCGACGCCGCGGCCGCGAAGTTCGACGACGCCCTACTTGCTGGCGGCAACTCCCCCGCCGCGCGCTCGCGCCTCGCCGATCTCATTGCCGACGGCGAATTCGGCGAAGCGGCGCTTGATGATGAATCGCTCACCATCGTCCGCGACCAGTTCCATGCCTTTGCCAGCGACCATGTGGAAGACGCGCATCAGTGGCATCTCAAAGACGAGCTCATCCCGCTCGAGATCATCCAGCAGCTGGCTGAGATGGGTGTCTTCGGCTTGACGGTGCCGGAGGAATTCGGTGGTTCCGGCATGGGCAAGCTCGCCATGTGCGTGGTCACCGAAGAACTCTCGCGCGGTTATATCGGCTTAGGCTCGCTCGGCACGCGCTCGGAAATCGCAGCCGAACTCATTCGTCTGGGTGGCACAGAGGCGCAGAAGCAGAAATGGCTGCCCAAGATCGCCAGCGGCGAAATCTTGCCGACCGCCGTCTTCACCGAACCGAATACCGGCTCAGATCTCGGCAGCCTGCGCACGCGCGCGGTCAAGGACGGGGATGTCTACCGCGTCACCGGCAACAAGACCTGGATCACCCATGCCAGCCGCACCGATGTGATGACCCTGCTGGCCCGCACCGATGCCAGCACGAATGACTATCGCGGCCTCTCGATGTTCCTCGCGGAAAAGCCGCGCGGCACCGCCAGAGATCCCTTCCCAGCCAAGGGCATGAGCGGCGGCGAGATCGGCGTGCTCGGCTATCGCGGCATGAAGGAATATGAACTGGGCTTCGACGGCTTCGAGGTGAAGGCCGAGAATCTGCTGGGCGGTGTCGAGGGCCAGGGCTTCAAGCAATTGATGGCGACCTTCGAATCCGCCCGCATCCAGACCGCGGCGCGTGCCGTCGGTGTCGCGCAATGCGCCATGGAGCTCGGCCTCAAATATGCGAAGGAACGCGTGCAGTTCGGGGCGCCGATCTACAGCTTCCCGCGCATTCACGGCAAGCTCGCCTGGATGGCGGTCGAAACCATGATCGCCCGCCAGCTCACTTACTTTGCCGCGCGCGAAAAGGACAGCGACCGCCGCTGCGACATTCCCGCCGGCATGGCAAAACTGCTGGGCGCCCGCGTCGCCTGGTCGAATGCCGATAACGCGTTGCAGATCCATGGCGGCAACGGCTATGCCCAGGAATACAAGATCAGCCGCGTGCTATGCGATGCGCGCATCTTGAACATCTTCGAAGGTGCCGCAGAGATTCAGGCCCAGGTCGTCGCGCGCGGATTGCTCAGCGGACGGAACTGA
- a CDS encoding LysR substrate-binding domain-containing protein: protein MAMQNLNDLFYFAQVVEQGGFAAAGRALGMPKSKLSRRIAELEKSLDTRLLQRSTRKLALTQMGEVYLRHCQAMIEEAKAAQEAIERAHAEPQGVVRISCPTAMTKAVLTPVMPAFLARYPKVRLSIMSTNRRVDVIREGVDIALRVRRPPLEDSNLVVHRFGAKSAVMVAAPALLDRLGRPTSVEDLARFDTLTHAPEEGRQYWELVTPDGRPEQIEVHPRLMIDDFDALKSAALAGIGISLIPEYFCRAEINSGLLEIVLPDHAPPIGDFHAVFSSRRGQLPAVRAFLDFLDAEILVLARQCVGGLEPVQPAAAPDMLARRKG from the coding sequence ATGGCCATGCAGAACCTCAATGACCTGTTCTATTTCGCCCAAGTCGTTGAACAGGGCGGATTTGCCGCCGCCGGACGGGCGCTGGGCATGCCGAAATCCAAGCTCTCGCGCCGGATTGCCGAGCTGGAAAAATCCCTCGATACACGCCTGCTGCAGCGTTCGACGCGCAAACTCGCCCTCACCCAGATGGGCGAGGTCTATCTGCGCCACTGCCAGGCGATGATCGAGGAGGCCAAGGCGGCCCAGGAGGCGATCGAGCGGGCGCATGCCGAGCCGCAGGGCGTCGTGCGGATCAGCTGCCCCACGGCGATGACCAAGGCCGTGCTCACGCCTGTGATGCCCGCTTTCCTGGCGCGCTATCCAAAGGTGCGCCTCTCGATCATGTCGACCAACCGCCGGGTCGACGTCATTCGCGAAGGCGTCGACATTGCCTTGCGCGTGCGCCGGCCGCCGCTGGAGGATTCCAACCTTGTCGTGCACCGCTTCGGCGCGAAATCGGCGGTGATGGTGGCAGCACCCGCTTTGCTCGACCGGCTGGGACGCCCGACATCGGTCGAGGACCTCGCGCGTTTCGACACATTGACCCATGCGCCGGAGGAAGGACGCCAGTATTGGGAATTGGTGACGCCCGACGGCCGCCCCGAACAGATCGAGGTGCATCCCCGGCTGATGATCGATGATTTCGATGCGCTGAAATCGGCAGCACTCGCCGGCATCGGCATCTCCCTCATTCCGGAATATTTCTGCCGGGCGGAGATCAATTCCGGCCTGCTGGAGATCGTCCTCCCGGATCACGCCCCGCCGATCGGGGATTTCCACGCCGTCTTCTCCTCGCGGCGGGGCCAATTGCCAGCCGTGCGGGCCTTCCTCGATTTCCTCGACGCGGAGATCCTAGTCCTGGCGCGGCAATGTGTCGGCGGTCTGGAACCAGTCCAGCCGGCTGCGGCACCAGACATGCTGGCGCGGCGGAAAGGCTGA
- a CDS encoding GFA family protein has translation MPDSHEGGCDCGALRYRVTGEPYDTGYCHCRICQRTSGAPLQAFARIKADQFAYIKGTPVVYFSSEHGQREFCAACGSQLLYRGRQAPFDVAFNTPTLDDASAFPPRQHVWCRSRLDWFQTADTLPRQD, from the coding sequence ATGCCAGATAGTCATGAGGGCGGGTGCGATTGCGGCGCCTTGCGCTACCGTGTGACGGGCGAGCCTTACGATACCGGCTATTGCCATTGCCGCATCTGCCAGCGCACCAGCGGCGCGCCGTTGCAGGCGTTTGCCCGCATCAAGGCCGATCAGTTTGCCTATATTAAAGGCACGCCGGTGGTCTATTTCTCCAGCGAACATGGCCAGCGCGAGTTCTGCGCCGCCTGTGGCAGCCAGTTGCTCTATCGCGGGCGGCAGGCACCCTTCGACGTTGCCTTCAACACGCCGACGCTCGACGACGCTTCAGCCTTTCCGCCGCGCCAGCATGTCTGGTGCCGCAGCCGGCTGGACTGGTTCCAGACCGCCGACACATTGCCGCGCCAGGACTAG
- a CDS encoding FMN-dependent NADH-azoreductase — protein sequence MKVLQIDSSPLGEASASRQLTAAAAAGLLRANPAASLTHRDLSVTTPAHLSGEILAALGGADTSGNPELQKQVALGEELITEFLAADVIIIGAPMYNFSIPSQLKAWIDRIARAGRTFRYTETGPVGLVTGKRVIIASSRGSVFAGDAAHEDGWRHAMDFQEDYLKRVLGFLGVTDVEIVRAEGLGISPASREQSIAKARQQIAERFDAVAA from the coding sequence ATGAAAGTCCTGCAGATCGATTCCAGCCCGTTGGGCGAGGCCTCGGCCTCTCGCCAGCTCACCGCCGCGGCTGCCGCCGGGCTGCTGCGGGCCAATCCCGCGGCATCATTGACCCATCGCGACCTCAGCGTCACCACGCCGGCCCATCTCTCCGGTGAGATCCTCGCGGCCCTCGGCGGCGCCGATACCTCGGGCAATCCCGAGCTGCAAAAGCAAGTGGCGCTCGGCGAAGAACTGATCACCGAATTTCTCGCGGCCGACGTCATCATCATCGGCGCGCCGATGTACAATTTCTCGATCCCCAGCCAGTTGAAGGCCTGGATCGACCGTATCGCCCGCGCTGGCCGCACTTTCCGCTATACTGAAACGGGTCCGGTCGGTCTCGTCACGGGCAAGCGTGTCATCATCGCCTCGTCACGTGGCAGCGTCTTTGCCGGCGATGCGGCGCATGAGGATGGCTGGCGCCATGCGATGGACTTCCAAGAAGACTATCTGAAGCGTGTGCTGGGCTTCCTCGGCGTCACCGATGTCGAGATCGTCCGCGCTGAAGGCCTCGGCATTTCCCCGGCCTCGCGCGAACAATCGATCGCCAAGGCCCGCCAGCAGATCGCGGAACGTTTCGACGCGGTGGCGGCATAA
- a CDS encoding YjgN family protein, with amino-acid sequence MSDIAAGAGQPAPETGFGRRPAEQQRTHFVYDGRLGELYWIFIKNILLTILTLSIWRFWGKTRIRRYLWSHTSLAGDRFEYTGTGGELFVGFIIVMVAFVIANIGITALHIVLEPGSMFHFAAQWIFGVFIVYLTFVAQYAAQRYRLTRTLWRGISGGMTGSAWAWGFKAMWFSILSLLSLTLAWPWAQMRLLDDRLNNSYFGDAKASIQSSSRALYVPYLLGAVVSYAVMGLIGYLGYRFLMDHYGDALQEIFTPIENPQDRVHTGEYAAAMGALYAIVLGGYLAVIVIAIIAYAAYYVALLREVANKLTLGGLQFSTSITIGRFIGRYLVNLLIIVLTLGLGLPIAIHRTMLFICRNVEIIGEIDGSEITRAELPRPKFGEGLLEAFDPGIL; translated from the coding sequence ATGAGCGACATCGCAGCGGGTGCCGGCCAACCGGCACCGGAAACCGGCTTTGGCCGCCGCCCGGCGGAGCAGCAACGCACCCATTTCGTCTATGACGGACGCCTCGGCGAACTCTATTGGATCTTCATCAAGAACATCCTGCTCACGATCCTGACCCTCAGCATCTGGCGCTTCTGGGGCAAGACGCGCATCCGCCGCTATCTCTGGTCCCATACCAGCCTTGCCGGCGACCGGTTTGAATATACCGGCACCGGCGGCGAGCTCTTCGTCGGCTTCATTATCGTCATGGTGGCATTTGTCATCGCCAATATAGGCATCACCGCCTTGCACATCGTCCTTGAGCCGGGATCGATGTTTCATTTTGCCGCGCAATGGATCTTTGGCGTCTTCATCGTTTACCTCACCTTCGTCGCGCAATATGCGGCGCAGCGCTATCGCCTGACGCGGACCTTGTGGCGGGGTATTAGCGGCGGCATGACTGGGTCGGCCTGGGCCTGGGGATTCAAGGCAATGTGGTTTTCGATCCTCTCGCTTTTGTCCCTGACCTTGGCCTGGCCCTGGGCGCAGATGCGCCTGCTGGATGATCGCCTCAACAACTCCTACTTCGGCGACGCCAAGGCCAGCATTCAGAGTTCGTCGCGCGCACTTTATGTCCCGTACCTGCTGGGTGCCGTCGTCAGCTATGCCGTTATGGGGTTGATTGGCTATTTGGGGTACCGTTTTCTGATGGATCACTACGGTGACGCGCTACAAGAAATCTTCACGCCAATCGAGAATCCGCAAGACCGCGTACACACCGGCGAATACGCGGCGGCAATGGGGGCGCTCTATGCCATTGTCTTAGGAGGTTATTTGGCGGTTATCGTCATCGCGATCATTGCCTACGCTGCTTATTACGTCGCGCTGCTGCGGGAAGTCGCCAACAAATTGACACTCGGCGGGCTGCAATTCTCGACCTCCATCACCATTGGTCGCTTCATCGGGCGCTATCTGGTCAATCTGCTCATCATCGTCCTCACCTTGGGCCTGGGCTTGCCGATTGCCATTCACCGCACCATGTTGTTCATCTGCCGGAATGTCGAGATTATCGGCGAAATCGACGGCTCGGAAATAACCCGCGCTGAACTGCCGCGGCCCAAATTCGGCGAAGGCCTGCTGGAGGCATTCGACCCGGGCATTCTGTAG